A window of the Cryptococcus neoformans var. neoformans B-3501A chromosome 9, whole genome shotgun sequence genome harbors these coding sequences:
- a CDS encoding hypothetical protein (HMMPfam hit to ADH_zinc_N, Zinc-binding dehydrogenase, score: 232.6, E(): 6.8e-67) encodes MSHSRPLIRTLQTRHIPRLLSTPTPRATTSITSRYIRPCSIRLFGTTVARQVQIPENMKAVLIKNGTGHADDLYLGQEPTPEPGNGQVQVKIRNFGLNRMDILQREGKYPLPPQASKTILGVEFSGIVTKLGEGVNKWKEGDEVFGLSYGGAYAEYIVSPEIMLLAKPEKLSWVQAASIPEVWMTATQALTLEAPLKEGQNVLIHAGASGVGIAAIQIALHALGAAKVFTTCGTDEKVEFLKQLGHSDRLHVFNYKTQNFEEEIKKITNGVDLVIDFIGTNYFLQNVNALRLDGTLYSLAFMSGAKFPAGASMAPFLGKRLTFKGSTLRSRSPEYQAKLLKTFEEKILPKILDDTMTIKVHEIYPWSKVTEAHKAMEGNKNSGKIVLEVTE; translated from the exons ATGTCACATTCCCGACCTCTAATTAGGACACTGCAGACAAGACAtattcctcgtcttctctctACTCCAACCCCTCGGGCAACCACATCAATAACCTCAAGGTACATTCGGCCGTGCTCCATTCGATTATTCGGAACAACAGTCGCCAGACAAGTTCAAATACCAGAAAACATGAAGGCTGTATTGATCAAAAATGGTACTGGCCACGCCGATGATCTCTATTTGGGTCAAGAACCCACTCCCGAACCCGGAAATGGCCAAGTCCAAGTTAAA ATTAGGAACTTTGGTTTGAACCGCATGGATATCCTTCAACGTGAGGGAAAGtatccccttcctcctcaggCTTCCAAAACCATCTTGGGGGTTGAGTTCTCAGGCATTGTTACCAAACTTGGAGAGGGAGTGAAtaaatggaaagaaggggatgaggTATTTGGTTTGTCCTATGGA GGCGCTTATGCGGAGTATATCGTGTCTCCTGAGATAATGCTTTTGGCCAAGCCCGAGAAGTTGAGCTGGGTCCAGGCTGCCTCTATTCCTGAGGTGTGGATGACCG CTACTCAAGCTTTGACGCTCGAAGCGCCTTTGAAGGAAGGCCAGAATGTCCTTATTCACGCGGGCGCCTCTGGTGTTGGTATCGCTGCGATCCAGATTGCTT TGCACGCTCTCGGTGCTGCCAAGGTCTTTACAACTTGCGGAACAGATGAAAAGGTAGAGTTCTTGAAGCAGCTCGGTCATTCCGACAGATTGCATGTGTTTAACTACAAGACACAAA AttttgaggaagaaatcAAAAAAATTACGAATGGTGTTGACCTCGTCATCGACTTTATTGGGACCAACTACTTCCTCCAGAACGTTAATGCCCTTCGGCTGGATGGCACACTTTACTCCCTCGCCTTCATGTCTGGCGCCAAATTCCCGGCGGGAGCCAGTATGGCTCCTTTCTTAGGCAAGAGATTGACTTTCAAGGGATCTACCTTGAGGTCCAGAAGTCCAGAGTACCAGGCCAAATTATTGAAGACgtttgaagaaaagatctTACCCAAGATCCTCGATGATACTATGACAATCAAAGTTCATGAG ATTTACCCCTGGTCCAAAGTTACTGAGGCCCACAAGGCTATGGAGGGCAACAAGAACAGCGGCAAA ATCGTCCTTGAAGTCACCGAATAA
- a CDS encoding hypothetical protein (Match to ESTs gb|CF186164.1|CF186164, gb|CF182983.1|CF182983, gb|CF183013.1|CF183013; HMMPfam hit to adh_short, short chain dehydrogenase, score: 23.6, E(): 6.6e-08) produces MSLWSNIWLWIRYQVNVIIHCGFPCFFWVQPTWSIDKIENQEGKVVLITGGNSGTGYATALALYNAGATVYIACRNLTRAKEAAEDIKKGGERGIWGVTYPSKELDKAGGNKKGRVEIIQLDLTDLASVEKCAEEFLNKEKKLDLLFANAGIMATPEGQYTKQGYTLQLGTNTLGHHRLITLLLPLLLSSPPSLPSRVILTSSAGHSMAPKGGVNIKSVVRDPSDTGSGQGKYELDKWTEYAQSKWGNIASAKYLEDTYGKEGRLIAVAVHPGLVATNLTNHLPFVGIFYRWVPWLRHLFTRDPSTGALNQLYAATLPLPDAWFLNGEYVVPYNTVGICRSDLLDKKRIEEVWNWCDEQGKKFA; encoded by the exons ATGAGTCTCTGGTCCAACATATGGCTCTGGATCCGCTACCAGGTCAacgtcatcatccattgTGGTTTCCCATGTTTCTTCTGGGTCCAGCCAACATGGAGCATTGATAAGATCGAGAAtcaagaaggcaag GTCGTACTCATCACAGGCGGAAATTCGGGTACCGGCTACGCAACAGCTCTCGCACTCTACAACGCCGGCGCGACAGTCTACATTGCTTGCCGAAACTTGACACGAGCCAAAGAAGCTGCCGAAGATATcaagaagggaggagagagggggATTTGGGGTGTGACTTACCCAAGCAAGGAGCTCGATAAAGCTGGAGGGAATAAGAAGGGCAGGGTGGAGATTATCCAATTGGACTTGACTGATTTGGCGAGCGTGGAGAAATGCGCCGAGGAGTTTTTGAA caaggagaagaagcttgatCTCTTGTTTGCCAACGCTGGTATCATGGCTAC TCCTGAAGGTCAATACACAAAGCAGGGATACACACTCCAGTTAGGTACCAAT ACTCTCGGCCATCACCGTCTCATCACTCTCCTCTtaccacttcttctctcttcccctcccagCCTTCCTTCCCGAGTCATCCTGACTTCCTCCGCCGGACACTCCATGGCACCCAAGGGAGGTGTCAACATCAAATCAGTTGTCCGAGACCCTTCTGACACCGGTTCCGGACAAGGCAAATACGAACTTGACAAGTGGACTGAGTATGCACAGAGCAAGTGGGGTAACATTGCGAGTGCGAAATATCTTGAGGATACCtatggaaaagagggaaggTTGATTGCAGTTGCTGTCCATCCTG GTTTGGTTGCGACAAATCTGACAAACCATTTACCTTTCGTTGGAATCTTTTATCGATGGGTTCCCTGGTTGAGA CATTTGTTCACCCGGGACCCCTCCACAGGTGCTCTCAATCAGCTCTACGCCGCGACCCTTCCTTTACCCGATGCTTGGTTCTTGAACGGCGAATACGTCGTCCCTTACAACACCGTCGGTATCTGCCGATCTGATTTGTTGGATAAGAAGAGGATAGAAGAGGTTTGGAACTGGTGTGATGAGCAGGGAAAGAAGTTTGCGTAG
- a CDS encoding hypothetical protein (HMMPfam hit to Hist_deacetyl, Histone deacetylase family, score: 106.4, E(): 6.6e-29) yields MTNLHFGVCSSTNRLHQKNPTNVLLCLVCIISSAQSYISPDYQLMIPSTSSTNHSAFRVSYLWSPALQRLSDDLPSNVGRSSMVHDLIKSFDLLDFEELKERFSKSDKPEDEDGKSEDDDDNEADRNEVNNGDKQGADGEPQRRKPGSPTESPPHAQNKKATVVFPQPSLGTKACLLKYHDRSYIERLLMAHIDRDPNDPTHLPSSPSSSASSPRPAKIARTDPYNLSHDNPVFPTLASYISHVTAATSTACRLLATDKADWAVCWDGGRHHAKRKEAGGFCYVNDLVLGGLLLSREGRIPLPLKEGEDPKRQRTRAPRILYLDMDLHYSDGVSAAFHSPTVYPYPLKEGITPPKPPNVLTLSVHHSSPIFFPPPTPLSLLPSPDTESPFSLSIPLSAYPSRQTYAKVFNQCIQPIREAWDPDYIILQLGTDGLPGDRVGQYGNWSVDGEGGIKWVVERVKEWGKKVCVTGGGGYRHDNAARAWAEVMGVLLDRDFVEDMPIPHHDHFEQYAPSFTLQVPDSHMRDENKPEDLEKAAEVFNVLAERIKIIVDANS; encoded by the exons ATGACCAACCTCCACTTTGGCGTCTGCTCTTCCACTAACCGTCTCCATCAAAAGAATCCAACGAATGTACTGCTTTGTTTGGTCTGCATCATCTCTTCAGCGCAATCCTATATTTCTCCAGACTATCAACTAATGATACCATCTACAAGTTCAACAAATCACTCTGCATTTAGAGTGTCATACTTATGGTCGCCTGCTCTTCAACGTCTATCCGACGACTTGCCTTCGAATGTCGGACGATCAAGTATGGTGCATGATTTGATCAAGTCATTCGACTTACTTGACTTTGAAGAGCTGAAAGAGAGGTTCTCGAAAAGCGATAAgccggaagatgaggatggaaagagtgaggatgatgacgataaTGAAGCGGACAGGAACGAAGTTAACAATGGAGATAAACAAGGGGCTGATGGAGAGCcccaaagaagaaaaccGGGCAGCCCGACTGAGTCTCCACCCCACGCCCAAAATAAGAAAGCCACAGTCGTATTTCCTCAACCAAGTCTAGGTACCAAGGCATGTCTCCTAAAATACCATGATCGCTCATACATAG AGCGCCTTCTAATGGCTCACATCGACAGAGATCCTAATGATCCTActcatctcccttcttcaccttcgtcatccgcttcttctccccgGCCTGCCAAGATTGCTCGCACAGATCCTTACAATCTCTCGCACGACAATCCTGTATTTCCAACTTTAGCGTCGTACATCTCCCACGTAACAGCCGCTACATCCACGGCGTGCCGTCTGCTTGCCACTGACAAAGCTGACTGGGCGGTATGTTGGGATGGTGGCCGGCATCATgcgaaaagaaaagaggctGGAGGATTTTGTTATGTGAATGATCTCGTCCTGGGTGGCTTGTTGCTCTCCCGCGAAGGGCGAATACCATTACCgttgaaagaaggggaagatccgaagaggcagaggacAAGGGCACCAAGGATACTCTACCTTGATATGGACCTCCACTACTCTGATGGAGTTTCAGCAGCCTTCCACTCCCCCACAGTATATCCCTACCCCTTGAAAGAAGGCATAACCCCCCCGAAACCACCAAACGTCCTGACCCTTTCCGTCCACCActcatctcccatcttcttccctcctcctacacccctctctctcctaCCCTCCCCAGATACTGAATCTCcgttctctctctccatcccacTCTCAGCTTACCCTTCCCGCCAAACATATGCGAAAGTTTTCAACCAATGTATCCAGCCGATCCGCGAAGCTTGGGATCCAGACTACATCATTCTCCAGCTCGGCACTGATGGTCTTCCTGGAGATAGAGTGGGCCAGTACGGAAACTGGTCTgttgatggggaaggagggatcAAGTGGGTTGTGGAGCGAGTGAAAGAGTGGGGGAAGAAAGTTTGTGTgacaggtggaggagggtaTAGACATGATAATGCTGCTAGAGCGTGGGCCGAGGTCATGGGCGTCTTG CTGGATAGAGACTTTGTCGAGGACATGCCTATTCCCCACCATGATCATTTTGAGCAGTACGCTCCGTCTTTTACTCTACAAGTGCCAGACA GCCATATGAGGGACGAAAACAAGCCAGAAGATCTGGAAAAGGCTGCCGAAGTGTTCAACGTCCTCGCTGAGAGAATTAAAATCATTGTAGACGCCAATTCATAG
- a CDS encoding hypothetical protein (HMMPfam hit to Carb_kinase, Carbohydrate kinase, score: 112.8, E(): 7.9e-31) gives MASKQHAHILSLARSMIPPLHPKLHKGQAGRIGVLGGSGDYSGAPYFSSMGAMRFGADLAHVICEPSAGAVIKTYSPDLIVHTILDPQKSREDIRSALKGVMSRLHVLIIGPGLGRDDHMQSCAKIAFELAKDMEQMGVVVDADGLWLVQNEPKVVMDWPGVPRIILTPNVMEFKRLCDTMVGARTVLHLSPSTLINYQKINASGPHTSLCPQLATALGNATIIQKGPSDIISNGLKIPSALLSDESEEQNYLEVKVEGGLKRVGGQGDILSGSTGVLLAWGSEWVRGTYEHVGHPPPQDKAIAENIPVLAAYGASTFNRTVSKRGFQKKGRSMVTGDLVDMVGEVYEEVFGKPGEMEGRGKL, from the exons ATGGCATCAAAGCAACACGCCCACATTCTCTCCCTCGCGAGGAGCATgatccctcctctccacccaAAGCTTCATAAGGGTCAAGCCG GTCGAATCGGTGTCCTTGGTGGATCGGGAGA CTATTCAGGAGCGCCTTACTTTTCTTCTATGGGCGCCATGCGCTTTGGAGCTGATTTAGCCCATGTTATTTGTGAACCTTCTGCTGGAGCCGTTATTAAGACCTA CTCCCCGGATTTGATCGTCCACACCATCCTCGACCCTCAGAAGTCTCGAGAGGACATCAGGTCCGCCCTCAAGGGCGTCATGTCTCGCTTGCATGTACTGATCATTGGTCCTGGCCTGGGAAGGGATGACCACATGCAGAGCTGTGCCAAGATTGCCTTTGAGCTGGCCAAGGACATGGAGCAGATGGGTGTTGTCGTCGACGCCGATGGATTGTGGCTTGTCCAG AATGAGCCCAAGGTAGTGATGGACTGGCCCGGTGTCCCTCGAATCATTCTTACTCCCAATGTCATGGAATTCAAACGCCTTTGTGACACAATGGTAGGTGCCAGAACCGTCCTTCATCTCAGCCCGTCCACGCTGATAAACTACCAGAAAATTAATGCCTCTGGCCCCCATACCTCATTGTGTCCTCAGCTGGCTACTGCTCTCGGCAATGCCACCATCATTCAGAAAGGTCCCAGCGATATCATCTCCAACGGTCTGAAGATTCCATCTGCACTTCTTTCTGATGAGTCAGAAGAGCAGAATTACTTGGAAGTCAAGGTCGAAGGGGGCTTGAAGCGGGTCGGCGGCCAGGGAGATATCTTGAGTGGTAGTACCGGTGTTCTGCTCGCTTGGGGTAGCGAATGGGTTCGGGGAACTTATGA GCATGTAGGTCATCCCCCTCCCCAAGACAAGGCTATTGCAGAGAATATCCCTGTCCTTGCGGCATATGGTGCTTCCACGTTCAACCGAACTGTCTCAAAACGAGGCTTCcagaaaaaaggaagaagtatGGTCACTGGTGATCTCGTTGACATGGTTGGGGAGGTTTATGAGGAGGTTTTCGGGAAGCCAGGAGAAATGGAGGGTCGAGGTAAACTTTAG
- a CDS encoding hypothetical protein (HMMPfam hit to ENTH, ENTH domain, score: 161.1, E(): 2.3e-45), giving the protein MDLIENLAKQASQLTMYDVKSYYNQAKNAVLNISEMEAKVREATNDDPWGASSTLMQQIAEGTHNLGSAQFNEIMPTIYSRFMEKEAREWRQIYKALTLLEFLVKNGSERVVDDARAHVSTIKMLRSFHYIDEKGKDQGINVRNRASEIALLLGDVDKIRTERRKARANRNKYQGVGNDGGMSFMSSTGSRYGGFGSDSVGSGSSAGRYGGGDDFRSSSRGFRDTSAQQSQFDEYEGADDFDDQPPRRTTSISRSTAQAPPKPVAKEKEVEKPKEINLFDFDDEPVAAPATASAATANAAPAVGGDDEFDDFQSAVPAPAPAPAPAAKPANTNVFDLLNPATSSTPTSAPSISTPAYSPPASNSSGPTFGYGAMSPPLNAAPSIPFSNAAKPPASSTHPSYTSASTPSALSPKPTGGSSNSTFDDLFASSLSSIGKSSTAQSQNRGGKTIKDLEKEKMVNSLWGSTPSVPSQSTQPAQPAQPKASGNFDDLLL; this is encoded by the exons ATGGACCTTATCGAAA ATCTCGCCAAGCAGGCGTCCCAGCTGACGATGTACGATGTCAAATCGTACTACAACCAAGCCAAAAATGCCGTCCTTAACATTAGTGAGATGGAGGCTAAGGTGCGAGAAGCCACAAACGACGATCCTTGGGGAGCCAGCTCTACATTGATGCAGCAAATCGCAGAAGG GACGCATAACTT AGGCAGTGCTCAATTTAATGAGATCATGCCTACAATCTATTCGCGCTTCATGGA AAAGGAGGCCCGAGAGTGGAGACAGATCTACAAG GCCCTGACGTTGCTTGAATTCCTCGTGAAGAACGGATCTGAGCGTGTTGTTGACGATGCCAGGGCGCACGTCTCGACTATTAAGATGCTTCGAAGTTTTCATTACATTGACGAGAAGGGTAAAGACCAAGGAATCAACG TGCGTAACCGAGCATCCGAAATTGCCCTTCTCTTGGGCGACGTCGACAAGATTCGTACAGAACGTCGTAAGGCTCGAGCCAACAGAAACAAGTACCAAGGTGTTGGTAATGATGGCGGTATGAGCTTTATGAGTTCGACTGGCAGCCGATACGGAGGTTTTGGGAGCGATTCTGTAGGCTCGGGATCGAGTGCTGGCAGATAtggcggtggtgatgaCTTTAGATCCTCATCTCGAGGGTTCCGGGACACTTCAGCGCAGCAGTCGCAGTTCGATGAGTACGAGGGAGCAGATGACTTTGACGACCAACCTCCTAGGCGGACAACTTCTATTTCTAGGTCAACGGCCCAAGCACCTCCGAAGCCGGTagccaaggagaaggaagttgAGAAGCCCAAGGAGATTAACTTGTTTGACTTTGACGATGAGCCTGTGGCTGCTCCTGCTACTgcatcagcagcaacagctaATGCAGCCCCTGCTGTTGGCGGTGACG ATGAATTTGATGACTTCCAGTCTGCCGTACCAGCACCTGCTCCGGCTCCAGCTCCTGCTGCTAAGCCCGCCAACACGAATGTCTTTGACCTTCTCAACCCCGCTACTTCCTCTACACCCACTTCTGCCCCTTCCATCTCGACGCCTGCGTACTCCCCTCCTGCGTCAAATTCATCCGGCCCCACATTTGGTTACGGCGCCATGTCACCGCCCCTTAACGCCGctccttccattcctttCTCCAACGCAGCCAAACCCCCTGCTTCTTCTACTCATCCGTCTTACACTTCTGCCTCTACTCCTTCCGCCCTCTCCCCTAAGCCTACCGGCGGTTCTTCCAACTCCACCTTCGATGATCTCTTTGCCTCTTCCCTGTCCTCCATTGGCAAATCTAGCACGGCGCAGTCCCAAAACCGAGGGGGTAAGACAATCAAGGatcttgagaaggagaagatggtcaACAGCTTGTGGGGTTCAACTCCCTCTGTTCCTTCTCAATCGACTCAGCCTGCCCAGCCTGCTCAACCCAAGGCTAGCGGAAACTTTGATGACTTGTTGCTGTAA
- a CDS encoding hypothetical protein (HMMPfam hit to Utp12, Dip2/Utp12 Family, score: 171.8, E(): 1.4e-48; HMMPfam hit to WD40, WD domain, G-beta repeat, score: 287.3, E(): 2.4e-83), with protein sequence MVKSYMRHGPTQAFGIICSPTANSSYNGRLAYVPGWEDVLVWDTKRGEMVAMWHSTGLTSPVTYLIPAPTPYTSTSTTPVTFAVSYQDGSIRLWSYDPSTPDVEASETVTFNGHKKSVTTMTWDYDASRLASGGTEGEIVVWDRIGEVGLFRLKGHRAPITGLAFIPHPRGGHPGWLVSTSRDTYLKVWDLGTQHCVQTVVVGRGEVTSLAVREEAEESIIGQGEGEAEDEEEIKGRWTVVTGSGDGEAKVYTIEKSQLARGMAEDEKGELPALITSVCTLPLPSSTHPISQITWHPALPLLSLQTSDRGVAILRLRTEEEVSAKRARRKKRDREKKKKGKGDKQKEEDKQKEEDKEEDEKDEPVKWEERVAVWCMVRANAKVKSFAFADENVVSVKGGVSLLLALSNNSIESYTIPTPGSKSKLADGTTPEPTKTHSIELPGHRQDIRTISISSDDQVIASASSGTLKLWNARTTACIRTMECGYALCSTFLPGDRHVVIGTKGGELMLYDVAASSLLKTYKAHTGPVWSVSVRPDGRGLVSGSADKDVKFWDFEMREEGEGEKVVSRLGVETVYKTKQLALVHVRTLKMTDDILCLKYSPNGRFLAIALLDSTVKIFFSDTLKFFLSLYGHKLPVLSLDISLDSKLLVTCSADKNVKIWGLDFGDCHKSIFAHDEAVMGVMFEKEAGSHNFWTVGKDRMVKYWDGDKFELIQKLSGHHGEIWALSTSQSGQFVVTGSHDKSIRIWEKTDEPLFLEEEREKEIEAMYDSNLADTLNREPGEGEGEGDEAEAVQKQTAETLIAGEKIMEAIELADADRAATRQWQVDNAKSNIEIPRPPRNAELIARGDLEPDEYVLKVVQKLPAAQMEDALLVLPFRMVVSLMGYLDEWAMQGKEIILVSRILFFLLRTHSSQIVSNRIMRTPLLTLRHHLRDALAQQRDVMGYNLAALKFLKGRWEGERVAGLYEQEGLDEEAVRKRLEEGRGKRKRIEVRA encoded by the exons ATGGTCAAGTCATATATGCGCCACGGCCCTACTCAG GCCTTCGGCATCATCTGTTCACCCACAGCAAACTCCTCTTACAATGGCAGATTAGCCTATGTTCcaggatgggaagatgtTCTCGTCTGGGATACAAAGCGGGGAGAAATGGTTGCCATGTGGCATTCTACGGGGCTTACTTCACCAGTGACTTACCTTATCCCTGCCCCTACGCCTTACACCTCTACGTCGACTACTCCTGTCACTTTTGCAGTCTCATATCAGGACGGTTCGATCCGTTTATGGTCGTACGATCCCTCTACACCCGATGTTGAAGCTTCCGAAACCGTCACATTCAACGGTCACAAGAAGAGCGTTACCACAATGACTTGGGACTATGATGCTTCTCGACTGGCATCCGGTGGTACTGAAGGTGAGATTGTCGTTTGGGATCGCATTGGAGAAGTCGGTCTTTTCCGTCTCAAGGGTCACCGTGCACCAATCACCGGTCTTGCATTTATTCCTCACCCCCGCGGAGGGCACCCCGGATGGCTCGTTAGTACCAGCAGAGACACCTACTTGAAGGTGTGGGATTTGGGAACTCAGCACTGTGTTCAAACAGTTGTTGTCGGGCGAGGGGAGGTGACTAGCTTGGCTGTCCGagaagaggctgaggagTCAATTATTGGTCAAGGCGAAGGTGAagccgaggatgaagaggagatcaAGGGTCGATGGACTGTCGTCACGGGAAGTGGTGACGGTGAAGCCAAGGTCTACACGATTGAAAAATCCCAGCTCGCAAGAGGTATGGCCGAGGACGAGAAAGGGGAACTTCCCGCTCTCATAACCTCCGTCTGcactctccccctcccttCATCGACTCACCCTATCTCCCAAATTACCTGGCACCCCGCACTTCCTCTGCTGTCTTTACAAACTTCCGACCGCGGTGTCGCTATACTTCGTTTGAGgactgaagaagaagttagCGCAAAGAGGGctaggaggaagaagagagatagggagaagaagaagaagggaaagggcgacaagcaaaaggaagaagacaagcagaaggaagaagacaaggaggaagatgagaaggatgaacCTGTCAAatgggaggaaagagtggCTGTCTGGTGTATGGTCAGGGCTAATGCCAAGGTCAAGagctttgcctttgccgaTGAAAATGTAGTTTCTGTCAAGGGTGGCGTATCT TTGCTTTTGGCCTTGTCCAACAACTCCATCGAATCATACACTATCCCTACTCCAGGAAGCAAATCTAAGCTTGCCGATGGAACTACCCCGGAACCCACTAAAACTCATTCCATTGAACTTCCCGGTCACCGACAAGACATCCGAACtatttccatctcttctgaCGACCAAGTTATTGCCTCCGCCTCGTCTGGTACCCTCAAGCTCTGGAATGCCAGGACAACAGCGTGCATCAGGACTATGGAATGTGGTTACGCTCTCTGTTCCACCTTCTTGCCCGGTGACAGACATGTGGTGATTGGTACCAAGGGGGGAGAACTGATGCTCTACGACGTTGCTGCGTCCAGTCTATTAAAGACCTACAAAGCTCACACTGGACCTGTTTGGAGTGTGAGCGTTCGACCTGACGGTAGAGGGTTGGTCAGTGGTAGTGCGGACAAGGACGTCAAGTTTTGGGACTTTGAGATgagggaggaaggcgaaggcGAAAAAGTTGTCAGCCGCTTAGGTGTTGAGACTGTC TACAAGACCAAGCAACTCGCTCTCGTCCACGTTCGTACTCTCAAGATGACCGACGACATTCTTTGTCTCAAGTACTCTCCCAATGGCCGTTTCCTTGCCAttgctcttcttgactCCACCGTaaagatcttcttctccgacactctcaaattcttcctctctctttacGGCCACAAGCTTCCAGTTCTGTCGCTCGACATTTCTTTAGATAGCAAGCTCCTTGTAACCTGTTCCGCCGACAAGAACGTCAAAATCTGGGGTTTGGACTTTGGAGACTGTCACAAGAGTATTTTTGCGCACGATGAAGCTGTCATGGGCGTCAtgttcgagaaggaggcagGAAGTCACAACTTCTGGACAGTTGGAAAGGATAGGATGGTCAAATACTGGGACGGTGACAAG TTTGAACTCATCCAAAAGCTCTCTGGTCATCACGGCGAGATCTGGGCGCTTTCTACTTCGCAAAGCGGTCAATTTGTCGTCACTGGTTCCCATGACAAATCCATTCGTATCTGGGAAAAGACTGATGAGCCTCTGTtccttgaggaagaaagggaaaaagagattgagGCTATGTACGATTCCAACCTCGCCGATACTCTGAATCGTGAACCtggagagggcgagggtgaAGGCGACGAAGCCGAAGCCGTCCAAAAACAGACTGCCGAAACCCTCATTGCGGGCGAGAAGATAATGGAAGCTATCGAACTTGCCGATGCTGACCGTGCAGCCACTCGTCAATGGCAGGTAGATAATGCCAAGTCCAACATCGAAATTCCTCGTCCACCTAGAAATGCCGAGTTGATCGCTCGAGGAGATTTGGAGCCGGATGAATATGTGTTGAAGGTTGTTCAGAAGTTACCTGCGGCGCAGATGGAGGATGCTTTGCTCGTCTTGCCTTTCAGGATGGTGGTCAGTTTGATGGGCTATCTTGACGAATGGGCCATGCAG GGCAAGGAAATTATCTTGGTGTCTCGGATCctgttcttccttcttcgaaCACACTCTTCCCAGATTGTATCCAACCGCATTATGCGAACGCCCCTTCTTACACTCCGACATCACTTGCGTGATGCGTTGGCGCAACAACGCGACGTGATGGGTTACAATTTGGCAGCACTCAAATTCCTCaaggggagatgggagggCGAAAGAGTGGCTGGTTTGTATGAGCAGGAAGGtcttgatgaagaggccgTTAGGAAaaggttggaagaaggcagagggaagaggaagagaattGAGGTCAGGGCATAA